A genome region from Triticum aestivum cultivar Chinese Spring chromosome 2B, IWGSC CS RefSeq v2.1, whole genome shotgun sequence includes the following:
- the LOC123043515 gene encoding syntaxin-binding protein 5-like isoform X4: MFAKRFLLKKLHQGGGGEKGGGGGGGGGAAGDVAQLDAQIALHYGVPYAASVMAFDPVQRLLAVGTLDGRIKIFGGDNIEGILISPKSMPYKYLQFIQNQGLLIAVSNENEIQVWNLEFRQLFHSSQWDANITAFSVIEGTFLMYLGDENGLLSVLKYDVYDGKLQKMPYNVSIHSLAEAAGVPLLDTQPIVGILPQPNTLGTRVLIAYEKGFLVLWDVSEDHAIAVRGYGDLHMKGQVTGAQTHASEDQVDNFDENEEEREICSLCWASRGGSTVAVGYITGDILLWDMTAASSRQGKQTDVSSNVVKLQLASGSRRLPVIVLHWSAGSAKDTTKGGKLFVYGGDDMGSEEVLTVLSLESSNGLESVRCASRVDLKLDGSFADMILIPDTGVPDKIRTSALFILTNPGQLNFYDGGALFSARKSEEEYAQPEAQKFPVVVPTIDPSITVTNMYSLNGRKHPSISLKKFCARQIVAPPISGNMKWPLTGGVPSEMSLKKDHAVERIYVAGYQDGSVRIWDATFPILMPMFVLDAKVPDVILDGANASVSSLAFCSLNMTFAVGTTSGLVRMYKLQENTGDSSFHFVSGSKQEVHAVHHGRGFHCHIAFVASNSPVQSLRFTSSGEALAVGYQNGQVAMFDASQLSVMFSVDCTSGTNSPAVSVSIYSVGASAAKAGPSQKEIATSAKFPTDVVLSLSKDARLTVVDSTSGLIINSLLLDEKQSSALLMYVLIDGASDEEQAQLPEDKLPCQSQTGKEEHVLDQKQVQGAETNKKNASLHPQSGGSDSLLLVCFEDVVLLFSLASLIQGSNKHLHKTKLTKKCCWSAIFKNKDDKACGLILFYQTGIIELRSLPSLDILAESSLMELLRWSYKTGMDKTMSSSNGQIALMSLGAETLHSNNGP, encoded by the exons ATGTTCGCGAAGCGCTTCTTGCTGAAGAAGCTGCACCAG GGAGGAGGCGGAGaaaaaggaggaggtggaggaggaggaggaggggcggccggcGATGTGGCCCAGCTGGACGCGCAGATCGCGCTCCACTACGGCGTCCCCTACGCCGCCTCCGTCATGGCGTTCGACCCCGTGCAGCGGCTCCTCGCCGTCGGGACGCT GGATGGCAGGATAAAAATCTTTGGAGGTGATAATATCGAAGGCATCCTCATATCGCCAAAGAGCATGCCATACAAGTATCTTCAG TTTATACAAAACCAGGGGCTACTAATTGCAGTTTCTAATGAGAATGAAATCCAG GTATGGAACCTTGAATTTAGGCAGCTATTTCATTCTTCCCAGTGGGATGCCAATATAACTGCTTTTTCAGTCATAGAGGGGACCTTTCTGAT GTACCTTGGAGATGAGAATGGCCTGCTTTCTGTATTAAAGTATGATGTATATGATGGGAAGCTTCAAAAGATGCCTTACAATGTTTCTATACATTCCTTAGCTG AAGCAGCTGGTGTTCCCTTGCTTGATACTCAACCTATTGTTGGAATATTGCCTCAACCTAACACCTTGGGCACCAG GGTGCTAATTGCATACGAGAAAGGATTCTTAGTTCTTTGGGATGTGTCAGAGGACCATGCAATTGCTGTTCGAGGCTACGGTGACTTGCATATGAAGGGTCAAGTCACTGGCGCTCAAACACATGCTAGTGAAGATCAAGTAGATAATTTTGATGAGAATGAGGAAGAGAGAGAAATCTGCTCTCTTTGTTGGGCATCGAGAGGGGGTTCAACTGTTGCTGTTGGCTATATAACTGGAGACATACTTCTATGGGATATGACTGCAGCATCCTCTAGACAAGGCAAACAAACTGATGTTTCGTCTAATGTTGTTAAGCTGCAGCTGGCTTCTGGAAGTCGCAGGCTTCCTGTTATTGTCTTGCACTGGTCTGCTGGGTCAGCAAAAGACACCACTAAAGGCGGAAAACTTTTTGTATATGGTGGCGATGATATGGGGTCTGAAGAAGTTCTGACG GTTCTTAGTCTGGAATCATCTAATGGACTAGAGTCAGTAAGATGCGCGTCGCGGGTGGACCTCAAGCTTGATGGATCCTTTGCTGATATGATTCTTATTCCAGATACTGGTGTTCCAGATAAAATACGAACTTCTGCACTTTTTATATTGACAAATCCTGGACAGTTAAATTTCTATGATGGTGGTGCTCTATTTTCTGCGCGGAAATCAGAAGAGGAATATGCTCAGCCTGAGGCACAGAAATTTCCAGTCGTAGTTCCTACAATTGATCCCAGCATAACAGTTACGAATATGTATTCACTAAATGGGAGAAAGCATCCAAGTATTTCACTGAAG AAATTTTGTGCTAGGCAAATTGTCGCACCTCCAATATCAGGGAATATGAAATGGCCTTTGACTGGTGGGGTTCCTAGTGAAATGTCACTGAAGAAAGATCATGCAGTTGAAAGAATATACGTTGCAGGCTATCAAGATGGTTCTGTGAGAATATGGGATGCAACTTTTCCCATTCTGATGCCAATGTTTGTCTTGGATGCAAAG GTGCCTGATGTTATTTTGGATGGAGCAAATGCCTCTGTATCATCGCTGGCTTTTTGTTCATTAAACATGACTTTTGCTGTTGGCACAACAAGTGGTCTG GTCCGTATGTATAAACTTCAAGAGAACACTGGGGATTCCAGCTTTCACTTTGTGAGTGGATCTAAGCAGGAAG TTCATGCTGTTCATCATGGGAGAGGGTTCCATTGCCATATTGCCTTTGTGGCATCAAATTCCCCTGTGCAATCTCTCAGATTTACATCTTCAGGAGAGGCCCTTGCAGTAGGGTATCAAAATGGCCAG GTGGCAATGTTTGATGCAAGTCAACTGTCCGTGATGTTCTCTGTGGATTGTACATCAGGAACAAATTCTCCTGCGGTTTCAGTAAGCATCTACAGCGTAGGTGCATCTGCTGCAAAAGCAGGCCCATCCCAGAAAGAGATTGCTACAAGTGCAAAATTTCCAACAGATGTTGTACTTTCCTTAAGTAAGGATGCACGTCTTACTGTAGTTGACAGCACAAGTGGTTTGATCATAAATTCACTTCTGCTAGATGAGAAGCAATCTTCTGCACTTTTGATGTATGTCCTCATAG ATGGAGCTTCAGATGAAGAGCAAGCCCAATTACCAGAAGACAAGCTCCCATGTCAAAGTCAGACAGGGAAAGAAGAACATGTTCTTGACCAAAAGCAAGTACAAGGAGCCGAAACTAACAAGAAAAATGCTTCTCTACATCCACAGAGTGGCGGTTCAGATTCACTTCTTTTGGTCTGCTTTGAGGATGTGGTGCTTTTATTTTCTCTGGCATCATTGATTCAG GGAAGCAACAAGCATCTACATAAAACCAAGCTCACAAAAAAATGCTGCTGGTCAGCAATTTTCAAGAATAAGGATGATAAAGCTTGTGGGTTGATATTATTTTATCAGACAGGCATCATAGAATTGAG ATCTTTGCCAAGCCTAGATATTCTCGCTGAGAGCTCCTTGATGGAGTTACTAAGGTGGAGTTACAAGACAGGCATGGATAAAACCATGAGCTCCTCAAATGGACAAATTGCTCTG atgagcctgggcgcCGAAACGCTGCACTCGAATAACGGTCCCTAA